One window of the Haloarcula halobia genome contains the following:
- the sufB gene encoding Fe-S cluster assembly protein SufB yields MSSDQDHLKETDTEARFEFKKEEKSAFQTEKGLTEETIRVISEDKDEPEWMLERRLRALEQFRQMPMPEGWPGAPDLSEVDIEQIVPYIRPDIETRGGAESWEDLPEEIKDTFDKLGIPEAEKNALSGVGAQYESEIVYQNMQERWEEKGVIFCDMDKAVQEHEDLVREHFMTKCVPPSDNKFAALHGAVWSGGSFVYIPEDTTVEMPVQAYFRMNSEGMGQFEHTLIIAEENSEVHYIEGCSAPKYSAFNLHSGGVEVFVGENAHVQYSTVQNWSKNTYNLNTKRAICEADGTMEWVSGSMGSKATMLYPSTVLKGPGATDNHITIAFAGEGQDIDTGAKVYHNAPDTKSTIESKSISKDGGRTNYRGLVHIADGAENSSTSVECDALMFDNESTSDTMPYMEIQENKVDVAHEATVGKIGDEDVFYLQSRGLDDDDAKQMIVAGFIEPITEELPIEYAVELNRLIELEMEGSLG; encoded by the coding sequence ATGAGCTCAGACCAAGACCACCTCAAAGAGACCGACACCGAAGCCCGCTTCGAGTTCAAGAAGGAGGAGAAATCCGCCTTCCAGACCGAGAAGGGCCTGACCGAGGAGACCATCCGGGTCATCTCGGAAGATAAGGACGAACCCGAGTGGATGCTCGAGCGTCGTCTGCGCGCCCTAGAGCAGTTCCGGCAGATGCCGATGCCCGAGGGCTGGCCGGGCGCACCCGACCTCTCGGAGGTCGACATCGAACAGATCGTCCCGTACATCCGTCCCGACATCGAGACGCGCGGCGGCGCGGAGTCCTGGGAGGACCTCCCCGAGGAGATCAAAGACACCTTCGACAAACTGGGCATCCCCGAAGCCGAGAAGAACGCCCTCTCGGGCGTCGGCGCGCAGTACGAGTCGGAGATCGTCTACCAGAACATGCAGGAGCGCTGGGAGGAGAAGGGCGTCATCTTCTGTGACATGGACAAGGCCGTCCAGGAACACGAGGACCTCGTCCGCGAGCACTTCATGACGAAGTGCGTCCCTCCGAGCGACAACAAGTTCGCCGCGCTCCACGGTGCCGTGTGGTCCGGCGGGTCGTTCGTCTACATCCCCGAGGACACCACCGTCGAGATGCCGGTCCAGGCGTACTTCCGAATGAACAGCGAGGGGATGGGCCAGTTCGAGCACACGCTCATCATCGCCGAGGAGAACTCCGAGGTCCACTACATCGAGGGCTGTTCGGCCCCGAAGTACTCGGCGTTCAACCTCCATTCGGGCGGCGTCGAGGTGTTCGTCGGCGAGAACGCCCACGTCCAGTACTCGACCGTCCAGAACTGGTCGAAGAACACGTACAACCTCAACACCAAGCGCGCCATCTGCGAGGCCGACGGCACGATGGAGTGGGTCTCCGGCAGCATGGGCTCGAAAGCCACGATGCTGTACCCCTCCACCGTCCTCAAAGGGCCCGGCGCGACGGACAACCACATCACCATCGCCTTCGCGGGCGAGGGCCAGGACATCGACACCGGCGCGAAGGTCTACCACAACGCGCCCGACACGAAGTCCACCATCGAGTCCAAGTCCATCAGCAAGGACGGCGGCCGCACGAACTACCGCGGCCTCGTCCACATCGCCGACGGCGCCGAGAACTCCTCGACGTCCGTCGAGTGTGACGCGCTGATGTTCGACAACGAGTCGACCTCCGACACCATGCCGTACATGGAGATCCAGGAGAACAAGGTCGACGTCGCCCACGAGGCGACCGTCGGCAAGATCGGCGACGAGGACGTCTTCTACCTCCAGAGCCGCGGCCTGGACGACGACGACGCCAAGCAGATGATCGTCGCGGGCTTCATCGAGCCAATCACGGAGGAACTGCCCATCGAGTACGCCGTCGAACTGAACCGCCTCATCGAACTGGAGATGGAGGGGTCGCTCGGATAA
- a CDS encoding LysE family translocator has product MLHWPALAQTGLISLLPTVVGGAVFGLALAAPPGPMNAIIAEESAVRGWRSGFAAGLGAMVADACFFVLALAGVATVVRSMPVLRRAMVGVGGLLMLWFAYGAVKDATALSSVEADDGGSRGFRKAFVLALTNPYQVVFWLTVGVGLLEPGQVDVLAVLPVVGADLANVLVVRTGHPLLVAGLFGGIVLWITGFPATIVAARQRVERLAPVVAWASAAVLAATGVLFLARSLGL; this is encoded by the coding sequence ATGCTTCATTGGCCCGCACTCGCCCAGACCGGACTCATCTCGCTTCTCCCGACAGTCGTCGGCGGGGCCGTCTTCGGCCTCGCGCTCGCGGCACCGCCGGGACCGATGAACGCCATCATCGCCGAGGAGAGCGCGGTCCGGGGGTGGCGGTCGGGGTTCGCGGCCGGCCTCGGCGCGATGGTGGCCGACGCCTGTTTCTTCGTGCTGGCGCTCGCCGGCGTGGCGACGGTAGTGCGGTCGATGCCAGTCCTGCGGCGGGCGATGGTCGGCGTCGGTGGCCTCCTGATGCTGTGGTTCGCCTACGGCGCGGTCAAGGACGCGACGGCGCTCTCGTCGGTCGAAGCCGACGACGGGGGGAGTCGCGGCTTCCGGAAGGCGTTCGTGCTGGCCCTGACCAACCCCTACCAGGTCGTCTTCTGGCTCACCGTCGGCGTCGGCCTGCTCGAACCCGGCCAGGTGGACGTCCTGGCGGTCCTCCCGGTAGTCGGGGCGGACCTCGCGAACGTCCTCGTGGTCCGGACGGGCCACCCGCTGCTGGTCGCAGGGCTGTTCGGCGGAATCGTCCTCTGGATAACGGGGTTCCCGGCGACGATCGTCGCCGCCAGGCAGCGCGTCGAGCGACTCGCGCCCGTCGTCGCGTGGGCGAGTGCGGCGGTGCTCGCGGCCACCGGCGTCCTCTTTCTCGCCCGGTCCCTGGGGCTATGA
- a CDS encoding alpha-amylase family protein has protein sequence MTEPDWHEDAVIYSLDVKTFNDSDGDGWGDFRGLIEKVDYLEELGVDCLWLRPFYPSPLRDNGYDVADYRDVDDRLGTLEDFEELAEKAHDRDIRVLTDLVLNHTSIDHEWFQRAREDPESKYHDYYLWTSHLEDAYHTSNIFPEYEDGVWSYDEVAGKHYFHQFYHHQPDLNVSNPAVRDEMHDILRFWLEKGADGFRIDAAHPMLIEKGHDATTEDIDIFVEMKDVVRAEKTDAVLLAEADDQPEHLDYYFADGEAFDLMFNFVLNAHMVYGIGVEDVWPLRRADEILPDISGVGQWANFLRNHDEWNLLKLPQETLEHAREYFGPDDGSSWIFGRGHRLRLADLYDHDHDRIAMAHSLLFSYPGTPVVLSGDEIGMGSDLWLEERESVRTPMQWDDSENGGFSTADREDCYNPPVVGTEYDFTHVNVADQRGDPDSLLSRIQRVIDARHANTEISDGSFHMADSGHKDVMVHRVDTDDVALIFAHNFAHEPREAVLQWEVPDADTTQQVGAGGYHVADGGVTFSLGPCEYVWLRGDKSDR, from the coding sequence ATGACCGAGCCCGACTGGCACGAGGACGCTGTCATCTACTCGCTCGACGTAAAGACGTTCAACGACAGTGACGGTGACGGCTGGGGCGACTTCCGGGGACTCATCGAGAAAGTCGACTACCTCGAGGAACTCGGCGTCGACTGCCTCTGGCTCCGCCCCTTCTACCCGAGCCCCCTGCGTGACAACGGGTACGACGTGGCCGACTACCGCGACGTCGACGACCGCCTGGGCACCCTCGAGGACTTCGAGGAACTCGCCGAGAAGGCCCACGACCGGGACATACGCGTGCTGACGGACCTCGTGTTGAACCACACCTCCATCGACCACGAGTGGTTTCAGCGGGCCCGCGAGGACCCCGAGTCGAAGTACCACGACTACTACCTCTGGACCAGCCACCTCGAGGACGCCTACCACACCTCGAACATCTTCCCGGAGTACGAGGACGGCGTCTGGTCCTACGACGAGGTGGCCGGGAAACACTACTTCCACCAGTTCTACCACCACCAGCCCGACCTCAACGTCTCGAACCCGGCCGTGCGCGACGAGATGCACGATATCCTCCGTTTCTGGCTCGAGAAGGGCGCCGACGGCTTCCGCATCGACGCCGCACACCCGATGCTCATCGAGAAGGGACACGACGCCACCACCGAGGACATCGACATCTTCGTCGAGATGAAAGACGTCGTCCGCGCCGAGAAGACGGACGCCGTCCTGCTGGCGGAGGCCGACGACCAGCCCGAGCACCTCGATTACTACTTCGCGGACGGCGAGGCGTTCGACCTGATGTTCAACTTCGTCCTCAACGCCCACATGGTCTATGGCATCGGCGTCGAGGACGTCTGGCCGCTCCGCCGGGCCGACGAGATTCTGCCCGACATCTCCGGGGTCGGCCAGTGGGCGAACTTCCTGCGCAACCACGACGAGTGGAACCTGCTGAAGCTCCCCCAGGAGACCTTAGAGCACGCCAGGGAGTACTTCGGGCCCGACGACGGCTCCTCGTGGATATTCGGCCGCGGCCACCGCCTGCGCCTGGCGGACCTCTACGACCACGACCACGACCGCATCGCGATGGCCCACAGCCTGCTGTTCTCGTATCCCGGCACGCCGGTCGTGCTCTCGGGCGACGAGATCGGCATGGGCTCTGACCTCTGGCTCGAGGAGCGCGAGTCCGTCCGGACGCCGATGCAGTGGGACGACAGCGAGAACGGCGGCTTCTCGACGGCCGACCGCGAGGACTGCTACAACCCGCCCGTCGTCGGCACGGAGTACGACTTCACACACGTCAACGTCGCCGACCAGCGCGGCGACCCCGACTCCCTGCTCTCGCGCATCCAGCGGGTCATCGACGCCCGCCACGCCAACACCGAGATAAGCGACGGCAGTTTCCACATGGCCGACTCGGGCCACAAGGACGTGATGGTCCACCGCGTCGACACCGACGACGTGGCGCTCATCTTCGCGCACAACTTCGCCCACGAGCCCCGCGAGGCGGTCCTCCAGTGGGAGGTCCCCGACGCGGATACCACCCAGCAGGTCGGCGCGGGCGGGTATCACGTCGCGGACGGCGGCGTGACGTTCTCACTCGGGCCCTGTGAGTACGTCTGGCTGCGGGGCGACAAGAGCGACCGGTAA
- the sufD gene encoding Fe-S cluster assembly protein SufD, which produces MSTQVHANLTASQVEQISEDLGEPEWLLETRKDALGALDDLEMPDVIRTPGRKWTNLDALDYETLVDPLDYAQEKDRIDAEGVDVLSWSEALDQHGDRIEEHFGSVVDPQRDYLTALSTALFSAGTVVYVPEGVDAEDVKIRTTMNSRSLFNYTLVIAEDSASVTILERQTTGEDSEARSASDASGGTASEGARYYSGVVEAVAGENAYVQYGTLQNLSEESYNYQVKRAHADTYATVDWIEGNIGSRLTKSNVETRLLGDSSESKIVGAFFGHNDQHFDIASRVWHEAEHTVADLVTRGVLDDESRSVYEGVQDVGREAWDTSSYQRENTLMLSDESEADASPKLIINNHDTEASHSATVGQVDDEDMFYMTSRGVDPERAKNMLVEGFFVPVLEEVAVDELREDLDALIVERLTA; this is translated from the coding sequence ATGAGCACGCAGGTACACGCAAATCTCACAGCGAGCCAGGTCGAACAGATCTCCGAGGACTTGGGCGAGCCCGAGTGGCTGCTCGAGACCCGGAAGGACGCTCTTGGGGCGCTCGACGACCTCGAGATGCCCGACGTCATCCGGACCCCGGGCCGCAAGTGGACGAACCTCGACGCGCTGGACTACGAGACGCTGGTCGACCCGCTCGACTACGCCCAGGAGAAAGACCGCATCGACGCCGAGGGCGTCGACGTGCTCTCGTGGTCCGAGGCGCTCGACCAGCACGGCGACCGCATCGAGGAACACTTCGGCAGCGTCGTCGACCCGCAGCGCGACTACCTCACCGCGCTGTCGACAGCGCTGTTCTCCGCGGGGACGGTCGTCTACGTCCCCGAGGGCGTCGACGCCGAGGACGTGAAGATCCGGACGACGATGAACAGCCGGTCGCTGTTCAACTACACGCTCGTGATCGCCGAGGACTCGGCCTCGGTCACCATCTTGGAGCGCCAGACCACGGGCGAGGACAGCGAGGCGCGGAGCGCCTCGGACGCGAGCGGTGGAACCGCGAGCGAGGGCGCACGATACTACTCGGGCGTCGTCGAGGCCGTCGCCGGCGAGAACGCCTACGTCCAGTACGGGACGCTCCAGAACCTCTCGGAGGAGAGCTACAACTACCAGGTCAAGCGCGCCCACGCCGACACCTACGCCACGGTCGACTGGATCGAGGGCAACATCGGTTCGCGCCTGACCAAGTCCAACGTCGAGACGCGCCTGCTGGGTGACTCCAGCGAGTCCAAGATCGTCGGCGCGTTCTTCGGCCACAACGACCAGCACTTCGACATCGCCTCGCGAGTCTGGCACGAGGCCGAACACACCGTCGCCGACCTCGTCACCCGCGGCGTGCTCGACGACGAGTCCCGCTCGGTCTACGAGGGCGTCCAGGACGTCGGCCGCGAGGCCTGGGACACCTCCTCGTACCAGCGCGAGAACACGCTGATGCTCTCCGATGAGTCCGAGGCCGACGCCTCGCCGAAGCTCATCATCAACAACCACGACACAGAGGCCTCCCACTCCGCGACGGTCGGGCAGGTCGACGACGAGGACATGTTCTACATGACCTCCCGTGGTGTCGACCCCGAGCGCGCGAAGAACATGCTCGTCGAGGGCTTCTTCGTGCCCGTCTTAGAGGAGGTCGCGGTCGACGAACTGCGCGAGGACCTCGACGCCCTCATCGTCGAGCGCCTGACCGCCTGA
- a CDS encoding ferritin-like domain-containing protein, with protein sequence MSLRAPIASDHQLARLLQIGIVLEEVVEARAEKHAEATQDAEVVAMLEGAVEESAEHRERLETIIADLNAETVPFDEIQTLVEAQYEADQDFDGILYDQLCNEETAYKFYDDLIGALEASDADFGVDRAHLLSVLETIRDEEAEGVEAVTELMEDYR encoded by the coding sequence ATGAGTCTCCGTGCCCCCATCGCGTCGGACCACCAGCTGGCGCGCCTCCTCCAGATCGGCATCGTCCTCGAGGAGGTCGTCGAGGCCCGTGCCGAGAAACACGCCGAGGCGACCCAGGACGCCGAGGTGGTCGCGATGCTCGAGGGCGCCGTCGAGGAGTCGGCCGAGCACCGCGAACGACTGGAGACCATTATCGCCGACCTCAACGCGGAGACGGTCCCCTTCGACGAGATACAGACGCTCGTCGAGGCCCAGTACGAGGCCGACCAGGACTTCGACGGCATCCTCTATGACCAGCTGTGCAACGAGGAGACCGCCTACAAGTTCTACGACGACCTCATCGGCGCCCTCGAGGCCTCGGACGCCGACTTCGGGGTCGACCGGGCGCACCTGCTGTCGGTCCTCGAGACCATCCGCGACGAGGAGGCCGAAGGCGTCGAAGCAGTCACCGAACTCATGGAGGACTATCGATGA
- a CDS encoding metal-dependent transcriptional regulator, with product MNTQAQYLKAIYLAQQQADGPASTGAVADFLDVSPASANEMIGKLESRGLLEHEKYKGVDLTDEGIQQARDALQNYCIIERFLVEVLEVEQFRTEAKQLEGVIDETVAERLDTIIDREPQCPDCFDAEGDVCGLLDVEAEVTGD from the coding sequence ATGAATACACAGGCTCAGTATCTCAAGGCCATCTACCTCGCACAGCAACAGGCGGACGGCCCCGCCTCGACGGGTGCCGTCGCTGACTTCCTCGACGTGAGTCCGGCCAGCGCGAACGAGATGATCGGGAAACTGGAGTCCCGCGGCCTCCTCGAACACGAGAAGTACAAGGGCGTCGACCTCACCGACGAGGGGATTCAGCAGGCCCGCGACGCCCTCCAGAACTACTGTATCATCGAGCGGTTCCTCGTCGAGGTCCTGGAGGTCGAACAGTTCCGCACGGAGGCCAAACAGCTCGAGGGCGTCATCGACGAGACGGTGGCCGAGCGCCTCGACACCATCATCGACCGCGAACCGCAGTGTCCGGACTGCTTCGACGCCGAGGGAGACGTCTGTGGCCTGCTTGACGTCGAGGCCGAAGTCACCGGCGACTGA
- a CDS encoding GNAT family N-acetyltransferase: MDIRTAKPADRPAIRDVARRSLQASYSLGPQAITSAIEEWYDEDRLAEIMHDEDHKMLVTEEDEQVVAFSESVVSADNTGTLLWLHVDPAYRGEGIASDLFEETRAHLSDLGAAHLDGRVLADNVEGNTFYTERGFEQVGTDEVEIDGRTYVENIYTETEQWGREPIETGDGRTVYIDHDNTERGSVAPFQVVFADEEGDDRYGYFCSNCNTLANAMDSMGRIECDSCGNVRKPLRWDAAYL; this comes from the coding sequence ATGGACATCCGAACGGCCAAACCCGCGGACAGACCGGCCATCAGAGACGTCGCCCGGCGGTCGCTGCAGGCCTCGTACTCGCTGGGTCCGCAAGCGATCACCAGCGCCATCGAGGAGTGGTACGACGAGGACCGCCTGGCGGAGATCATGCACGACGAGGACCACAAGATGCTGGTCACCGAGGAGGACGAGCAGGTCGTCGCCTTCTCCGAGAGCGTCGTCTCGGCAGACAACACCGGGACCCTCCTGTGGTTGCACGTCGACCCGGCTTACCGCGGGGAGGGCATCGCCTCTGACCTGTTCGAGGAGACCCGTGCCCACCTGTCCGACCTCGGGGCGGCGCACCTCGACGGGCGCGTCCTCGCGGACAACGTCGAGGGGAACACCTTCTACACCGAGCGCGGGTTCGAACAGGTCGGGACCGACGAGGTCGAGATCGACGGGCGGACCTACGTCGAGAACATCTACACCGAGACCGAACAGTGGGGCCGGGAACCCATCGAGACGGGGGACGGCCGTACCGTCTACATCGATCACGACAACACCGAACGCGGCTCGGTCGCACCCTTCCAGGTGGTCTTTGCCGACGAGGAGGGCGACGACCGCTACGGGTACTTCTGCAGTAACTGCAACACCCTGGCCAACGCCATGGATTCGATGGGGCGCATCGAGTGTGACAGCTGCGGGAACGTCCGCAAGCCCCTCCGCTGGGACGCCGCCTACCTCTAG
- a CDS encoding HD domain-containing protein, translated as MGIEIKESPVSDEEFEAMKEFVHDYLAASVENEGEGGRMRWYPWHSAEYRFNHILNVVDISTKIARREGANEDVTRVAALFHDIAKLEAEQDVHAEAGARIAREYLVSHGDYPDSFVDQVCTAIEDHSYQGDLTDLSLETRCLIEADILDKVGANGTALMLLRMGYEARTHMDTAEMVERVIERGQDARDRIVSDTADSLIHQRLKRTRWFQEWLEVEVAEMAADEEDQLDDVATGMGES; from the coding sequence GTGGGCATCGAGATTAAGGAGTCGCCGGTCTCCGACGAGGAGTTCGAGGCGATGAAGGAGTTCGTCCACGACTACCTCGCCGCGAGCGTCGAGAACGAAGGCGAGGGCGGACGGATGCGCTGGTACCCATGGCACTCAGCCGAATACCGGTTCAACCACATCCTCAACGTGGTCGACATCTCGACGAAGATCGCCCGCCGCGAAGGGGCAAACGAGGACGTCACCAGAGTCGCGGCGCTGTTTCACGACATCGCGAAACTGGAGGCCGAACAGGACGTCCACGCCGAGGCCGGCGCGCGCATCGCCCGCGAGTACCTCGTCAGTCACGGCGACTACCCCGACTCGTTCGTCGACCAGGTGTGTACCGCCATCGAGGACCACTCCTACCAGGGCGACCTCACCGACCTCTCGCTGGAGACCCGGTGTCTCATCGAGGCCGACATCCTGGACAAGGTCGGCGCCAACGGGACGGCGCTCATGCTGTTACGGATGGGCTACGAGGCCCGCACTCACATGGACACGGCCGAGATGGTCGAACGCGTCATCGAACGCGGGCAGGACGCCCGCGACCGCATCGTCAGCGACACGGCCGACTCGCTCATCCACCAGCGCCTGAAGCGGACTCGCTGGTTCCAGGAGTGGCTGGAGGTCGAGGTCGCCGAGATGGCTGCCGACGAGGAGGACCAGCTCGACGACGTCGCCACCGGCATGGGCGAGTCATAG
- a CDS encoding coiled-coil protein: MADSIDESKNVTVTEEDLENKSKGELIKLAGQLRDRRNELNQMASERASARDDLNAETREKVDEAQEHREKRDELNEQVQEHKDKRNELNAKANELFDKVDKLKNDLELDEGTSVEELKEEIEELEFKQQTEVLSSEDEKELIEKIENKREKLQEKTEKLDQSGDLEELKAEAEEVRSEASKHHKKVTELADEAQKHHNKMIEAYREADEIRDEADEKHEEFVEAQEAADQHHEDFVRVQKRLRELDKKEEQEERSQREEKQEAAREEAEEIYQKFKEGETLDTEDLMKLQKAGKL, encoded by the coding sequence ATGGCAGACTCGATAGACGAATCAAAGAACGTTACAGTAACCGAAGAGGATCTCGAAAACAAGTCCAAAGGCGAGCTCATCAAGCTCGCGGGCCAGCTGCGCGACCGACGCAACGAGCTGAACCAGATGGCGAGCGAGCGGGCCTCCGCCCGCGACGACCTGAACGCCGAGACGCGCGAGAAGGTCGACGAGGCCCAGGAGCACCGCGAGAAGCGCGACGAGCTCAACGAGCAGGTCCAGGAGCACAAGGACAAGCGAAACGAGCTCAACGCGAAGGCCAACGAGCTGTTCGACAAGGTCGACAAGCTCAAAAACGACCTGGAACTCGACGAGGGGACCTCGGTCGAGGAGCTCAAAGAGGAGATCGAAGAGCTCGAGTTCAAACAGCAGACCGAGGTGCTCTCCTCCGAGGACGAGAAAGAGCTCATCGAGAAAATCGAGAACAAGCGCGAGAAGCTCCAGGAGAAGACCGAGAAGCTCGACCAGAGCGGTGACTTAGAGGAGCTGAAGGCCGAGGCCGAGGAGGTCCGCTCCGAGGCGTCCAAGCACCACAAGAAGGTCACGGAGCTCGCAGACGAGGCCCAGAAGCACCACAACAAGATGATCGAGGCCTACCGGGAGGCCGACGAGATCCGCGACGAGGCCGACGAGAAACACGAGGAGTTCGTCGAGGCCCAGGAGGCCGCCGACCAGCACCACGAGGACTTCGTCCGCGTCCAGAAGCGCCTGCGCGAGCTCGACAAGAAAGAGGAGCAAGAAGAGCGCTCCCAGCGCGAGGAAAAGCAGGAGGCCGCCCGCGAGGAGGCCGAGGAAATCTACCAGAAGTTCAAGGAAGGCGAGACCCTCGACACCGAGGACCTGATGAAGCTGCAGAAGGCCGGCAAGCTGTAA